One part of the Vicia villosa cultivar HV-30 ecotype Madison, WI linkage group LG6, Vvil1.0, whole genome shotgun sequence genome encodes these proteins:
- the LOC131614390 gene encoding F-box/kelch-repeat protein At3g23880-like, with product MIRSPIVLHDELIAEILSILPVKSLLQFKCVCKSWKTLISDSAFIKLHLKRSATQIPMFAIILDRLKITPGESPDGNDDEYEENFSVFPYPTRSLLDNSSITLFDDPYYDVENKGCSNVFASCNGLILLASVIFTRPHKKYWFQLWNPATKTISKKFGYFCAFQYQSFTFGLGFDDSTDTYKVVVASRYIGNQLKSNVRVLSFGDDVWRSIGSFPVVPLPFELNNYNIHDGVYVSGAVNWLAIRNNIDYHSWINMKLTINKTITVEHFVIVSLDLRTETYNQYLLPLDFDEVPSAQPIISVLGGCLCFSYSYKETDFVIWQMKKFGVEDSWTQFLKVSYQNLQIDYDLSGYMKYHFQLIPLLLFEDCDTLMIRSSQNFEAILYNWRDNRVKQIKVTATTKDFEFWDPVNYVESLVRIN from the coding sequence ATGATTCGGTCGCCGATCGTGCTTCACGATGAACTCATCGCCGAAATACTTTCCATTCTTCCCGTCAAATCTCTTCTTCAATTTAAGTGTGTCTGTAAGTCTTGGAAAACTCTCATCTCCGATTCCGCCTTCATCAAATTGCACCTCAAGAGATCAGCAACACAAATTCCGATGTTTGCAATAATCTTGGATCGCTTGAAGATTACTCCTGGCGAGTCTCCCGACGGTAATGACGATGAATATGAAGAGAATTTCAGTGTTTTTCCATATCCTACTCGTAGTTTACTGGATAATTCCTCAATCACCCTTTTTGACGATCCTTACTATGATGTGGAAAACAAAGGGTGCTCTAATGTATTTGCTTCCTGTAATGGATTGATTCTCTTGGCCAGTGTTATCTTCACCCGTCCCCATAAAAAGTACTGGTTTCAATTGTGGAATCCAGCCACCAAGACAATATCTAAAAAGTTTGGATATTTTTGTGCTTTTCAATATCAAAGTTTCACCTTTGGGCTTGGATTTGATGATTCAACAGACACTTATAAAGTGGTGGTGGCGTCCCGTTACATTGGTAATCAACTGAAATCTAATGTGAGAGTTCTTAGCTTCGGTGATGATGTTTGGAGAAGCATTGGAAGTTTTCCGGTTGTTCCTCTTCCTTTTGAACTCAATAACTATAATATCCATGATGGTGTGTATGTTAGTGGTGCTGTTAACTGGTTGGCTATTCGCAACAACATTGACTACCATAGTTGGATTAATATGAAACTCACGATTAATAAGACTATCACAGTTGAACATTTTGTTATTGTTTCTCTTGATTTGAGGACTGAGACGTATAATCAATATCTTTTGCCCCTTGATTTTGACGAAGTACCGTCGGCTCAACCAATCATTAGTGTTTTAGGGGGTTGCCTATGTTTTTCTTATTCTTATAAGGAAACTGATTTTGTTATATGGCAGATGAAAAAATTTGGAGTTGAAGATTCTTGGACTCAATTTCTTAAAGTTAGTTATCAAAATCTTCAAATAGATTATGACTTGAGTGGCTATATGAAATATCATTTTCAATTGATACCGTTGCTTCTTTTCGAAGATTGTGATACACTTATGATTAGGAGCTCTCAAAACTTTGAAGCAATTCTCTATAATTGGAGGGATAATAGAGTAAAGCAAATAAAAGTTACTGCAACaacaaaagattttgaattttgggACCCTGTTAATTATGTTGAAAGTTTAGTTCGGATTAATTAA